From the genome of Salvelinus namaycush isolate Seneca chromosome 10, SaNama_1.0, whole genome shotgun sequence, one region includes:
- the dzip1l gene encoding zinc finger protein DZIP1L: protein MPGQFRTPSDPPVSSLLSFPSSWSPGHLHPLRFRVRTESMDWRRLSALDVDHVAREMDVVVLQEYISAVTFCDVTGERCPHCRSPADPALVKLLRMSQLSTEYLLHCQDYLSSQVSELEDRLQGALSKADREGEERARLDSELQATKQESKLRKKMLATQQLLLQASFNNYHKCQCCEKSFINYSYLQAHLQRRHPELTDTERQKKRQVEQMEDGIEELRERLKLSQTRLDIEREAEALRKQQELEDQRRQETSEREKMESWKEEERKKFKEEMRDLKQLFLQEFRDMASRSSSIEAKLQELQTREEVTVSNLGSYQEDDELQQREEAAKRMMKKKMSEQKREWNKRFKEVQNRHMLERDELQSENDRLQLALSVEHRSDRHRLEQQVTSLSARVQQKDRLIRSQEDKINRMSRRPVAGLEDSGETRRRLLESLRRNPALVKEFRAILEETLEERLEKMGLRKGTKGISKKSFKSLSALVSGQRHQMSKQKADLLELRESLARELTRRVHALQRSQGTTVPTLPRQVTIPSTTPQSRTPLPSVLRMRHQEKTFPLSPALAVGLVSLSPVLAVGLVSLSPALAVGLVSLSPALAYQDYFSWVPCFVLSGSVVKTLTRSLERQLSFPMTKPVGGTRVVVPPATAKVLPKPKPRTALKTLQLSDEESDLELSSIEELLSLPVGGQSQSLGGRGSTEVGLGGTSGTSVWSSSTSRAGGL from the exons ATGCCTGGCCAGTTCAGAACCCCCAGTGACCCTCCTGTGTCCagcctcctctctttcccctcctcctgGAGCCCTGGCCACCTGCACCCCCTACGTTTCCGAGTCCGAACTGAATCCATGGACTGGCGGCGCCTCTCTGCCCTGGATGTGGATCACGTGGCCAGGGAGATGGACGTGGTCGTACTGCAGGAGTACATATCTGCTGTCACCTTCTGTGATGTCACAG GTGAGAGGTGTCCCCACTGCCGTAGCCCTGCTGACCCGGCCCTTGTCAAGCTCCTACGTATGTCCCAGCTCAGCACAGAGTACCTGCTGCACTGTCAGGACTACCTGAGCTCCCAGGTGTCTGAGCTGGAGGACCGTCTACAGGGGGCCCTCTCtaaggcagacagagagggagaggagagggccaggCTGGACTCTGAGCTACAGGCCACTAAACAGGAGAGCAAACTCAGGAAGAAGATGCTAGCCACACAGCAGCTTCTACTGCAGGCTAGCTTCAACAACTACCACAAG TGCCAATGCTGTGAGAAGTCCTTCATCAACTATTCCTACTTACAAGCCCACCTACAGCGCAGGCATCCAGAGCTGACAGACACAG AGCGGCAGAAGAAGAGGCAGGTGGAACAGATGGAGGATGGGAtagaggagctgagagagaggctGAAACTGTCCCAGACTAGACTGGACATCGAGAGGGAAGCAGAGGCCCTAAGGAAACAGCAG GAGCTGGAAGATCAGCGAAGGCAAGAGACCTCGGAGCGAGAGAAGATGGAGAgctggaaggaggaggagaggaagaagttTAAAGAGGAAATGAGGGACCTGAAGCAGCTGTTCCTGCAGGAGTTCAGAGATATGGCCAGCAGGAGCTCCTCCATCGAGGCT AAACTGCAGGAGCTCCAGACCAGAGAAGAAGTGACTGTTTCTAACCTGGGCTCCTATCAAGAGGACGATGAGctgcagcagagagaggaggcagcGAAGAGGATGATGAAGAAGAAGATGTCTGAGCAG AAGCGTGAGTGGAACAAACGGTTTAAAGAGGTCCAGAACAGGCACATGTTGGAGAGAGATGAG CTGCAGAGTGAGAATGATAGGCTGCAGCTGGCCCTGTCTGTAGAACACAGGTCAGACCGACACAGGCTAGAACAACAGGTCACCTCCCTGTCTGCCAGGGTCCAACAGAAAGACCGGCTCATCAGGTCTCAGGAGGATAAG ATCAACAGGATGTCTAGAAGACCAGTGGCAG GTCTGGAGGACTCTGGTGAGACCAGGAGGAGACTGTTGGAGTCCCTCCGGAGGAACCCCGCCTTGGTGAAGGAGTTCAGAGCCATACTAGAGGAAACGCTGGAGGAGAGGCTGGAGAAAATGGGCCTTAGAAAG GGAACCAAGGGTATATCCAAGAAGTCCTTTAAGAGCCTGAGCGCGTTGGTATCTGGTCAGCGACATCAGATGTCCAAACAGAAAGCAGACCTCCTGGAGCTCAGAGAGAGCCTGGCCAGAGAGCTGACGCGCAGGGTGCACGCCCTGCAGAGGAGCCAGGGGACCACCGTACCTACTTTACCCAGACAGGTTACCATACCCAGTACCACCCCTCAGTCCCGCA CACCCCTCCCTTCAGTTCTGAGGATGAGGCATCAGGAGAAGACATTCCCTCTGTCACCAGCCCTGGCAGTAGGTCTGGTGTCTCTGTCACCAGTCCTGGCAGTAGGTCTGGTGTCTCTGTCACCAGCCCTGGCAGTAGGTCTGGTGTCTCTGTCACCAGCCCTGGCA TATCAGGATTATTTCAGCTGGGTCCCTTGTTTTGTGTTGTCTGGGTCTGTAGTTAAAACGCTGACCAGAAGCTTGGAGAGACAGTTGAGTTTTCCAATGACCAAGCCAGTAGGAGGAACCAGAGTGGTGGTGCCACCAGCAACAGCCAAGGTCTTACCCAAACCCAAACCCAGGACAGCGTTAAAAACCCTACAG TTATCGGATGAGGAGAGCGACCTAGAACTGTCTTCCATCGAGGAGCTCCTGTCCCTGCCGGTAGGGGGCCAGTCTCAGTCCCTAGGTGGGCGAGGGAGCACCGAGGTGGGCCTGGGAGGAACCTCAGGAACCAGCGTGTGGAGCTCCTCAACCAGCAGAGCAGGAGGGCTTTAA